CAATCACCAAAACTGCTGTTCCTGTCAGATGATCATAGGTCTCCCAAATTGCTGTTTGAATCCAATAAACAACAAAAGAAGTATTATTATGGGAGGTCAGCATTGATTGCTTACAAGAATAGTAAAGGAGAGCCTTTAAAAGGAGCCTTGTTTTACCCTGCTCATTATGATGCAGCAAAGCAATACCCTATGGTAGTGAATATCTATGACGCATTATCTAAGCACGTATATGATTACGCGAATCCATCATTATTAAACGCAGAGGGGTTTAATATAACTAATTTTACCCTTAATGGTTATTTTGTACTGCTGCCAGATATTAATTATCAATTGGGCAATCCTGGTATTTCTGCTGTTGATTGTATGACGGCAGGAGTGACGGCTATTATAGAAAAAGGGATTGTAGCCAAAGATAAAATTGGATTAATTGGACATTCGTTTGGAGGCTTTGAAACCAATTTTATTATTACACAAAGTGCCTTATTTGCAGCCGCAGTCTCAGGTGCAGGGATTAGTGATCCTATTGAATTGTATTTTAATATAGGACAAAATAGAAATATGCTGTCTGATATCTGGCGGTTTGAAAGTCAGCAATGGCGCATGGGAAAATCACTGTATGCCGACAAGGAAGGGTATTTGCGGAACTCCCCAATAATGCACGCTGATAAAATAAAAACACCCTTGCTATTGTGGGCAGGTAAAAATGATCGGATTGTTCCGATGCACCAAAGTGTTGCTTTTTATCTGGCTTTGCGCAGATTGCGGGTAAAGAATATATTTCTTGGATATCCAGAGGAAGAGCATTCTATAGCAAATCCAGAAAATCAAATAGATTTAACACATCGGGTACAGCAATGGTTTGACTATTTTTTAAAAGACAAAACTTCCGAATCGTGGATTTCGAAAGGCACAAGCTTTGAGTAGCTAAAAATATAATGCAGTTTCTTATATTCGAAACTGCATTATCTTTCACAAAGGAAAATAAAGGCTTAATTATTATAATGCAATTGCGCCACACATTTGCCTTGTGCGTTTTTTGCATAAGCTGTAAAGCCTGAACTTAGACATGCTGCACCTGTTCCAGGGCTACACTCGACTTCTACTTCGTCACAATCATTTACTGATGGATTGTGAATGTATGCTACTATCGGCAAAGCTGTTTTGCTTTTACTGGATACATTGGTGCTAACAGCACCTGCACTTGCTAATGCAAATGCTGCTAACGGCAGCACAAACATTTTTAAAAGATTTGTTTTCATAATTACTTAAATTAAAATTTATTAAATGTGATCTACTCTTTTCTACAGGTTTTCGATCTTTGGTCCTGCTACTGGCCAGTATATTTTAATGTCATATTTTTAATCTTATCATTGCGGGAGTTGCGAAGTACGTGACAAAGCAGCCTCACTATCACAATTCGTAATTCGTAATTCCCAACACAAGTCATTGCGAGGAACGAAGCAACCTCACTATCACAATTCGTAATTCGTAATTCATAACTCATAATTCACAATTCATCCTTCCCCCAATCTTGTCATTCTGACGAAGGAAGAATCCCCACAAGTAACTCCACAATCCATATAAAGCAACACTATCACCCAACACAAGTCATTGCGAGGAACGAAGCAACCTCACTATCACAATCCACAATCCACAATCCACAATTCACAATTCATAATTCGTAATTCATAATTCGTAATTCATAATTCACAATCCACAATCCACAATTCATAATTCGTAATTCATAATTCATAATTCGTAATCCACAATTCATAATTCATAATTCGTAATTCACAATTCATAATTCAAACTTCCCCAACTTCGATCTAATCCTCTCCCCATACCCATACTTAAGCAGAAAATGCCCCGAAATCACATACAGTGCATCCCTTGTGGCAAAGAAATTTTTCATTTTGAATCCTTCTTCATCAAATACATAAAAACTCAATACATACGTTTGTTTAGTAATATCATAGACATCGACAACGGTTGCATTTTTCCAAACGGCAGCATCCTCATATCTGCCCCGCAATACTGAATTAACAAACAACAGGTTATTGGTAATAGTCGTATGCCTGTTAACCATATAAGGTGGCGCTGCAAGTTTACTATCTCCTGATTGCTTTATTTTAACCACTTTTAGTTTTGCTTTTGAAGTGGTATCAATCGTATGCGCACGATGCTGAACATTTAGGTTCTCGTCAGTAACTATATATTCATTGCGATAGTAGTAGGTATAGACTAGTTTTTTCTGTTCAGGGCTGTATTGGAATGTTCCGTCAGTATCAAAAATACCATCCATCTGTTTCTGTAGTACCCGTTGATTGTACTTGATCTGTAGCGTATCATTATGGCTGATTGTGGCTAAAATATTTTCGCCAGAGTATTGTTTTTGAGTACGAAAGGCGATGAGGTTGGTATTTATAAATTGTATATCCGAAAAATAGAATTGTTTATCACTGATTACTTTGGCTTTCCAATCGGCAACTTTACCTTTATAAATTACTGGTACAGTGCCATCATATAGATAAAAATCAGGATAGGACACCCGTACCTCGACCGCTTGAAATTTGAAGTTTTCACGATCCAGCAGGATAGTGGAGAGTTTTTTGCTTTTCAGATTAGTATCGATTTCAAGAATCTGCAATGGAGCCAAGCGATTGGCTAGATAGATTTTTCCTTTACCTGTTCCTGCGACATAATACGAAGTGTTCAGTAAATCAATGCCTGCTACTTTTGAAGCGGTACCTTGTGGAAAGCTGCGGATAAATGGATTTTCTTTTTGCATAATGTCTTCAGAGAAAAGAAATAGCCCTACGATGAATGTTGAACTTATAAATAGTAGCGTTACTAATCGAAATAGCACTTGCTTTGTAATTGAATGTAGAATAATGGCTATGATCCCCAGAACCACAAATGAAGTATTGAATATAAGATGTTCTTTCCATCCTAATTTTTCAAGTATGCCACCACAGGAGCAGGGAACAAAAGAACTGAAATTGAGAATGATGATAATATAGGTTGTAAAAAGTACCATTAGTGAAACTGCTGCGTGAAGTGTGTAATACCTAAAAATGGGAACTGCCAATAGAACAGCTATTACCAATTCTAAGGTTAATACGCCAACAGCTGCATAATCTGCAAATGGACTTAAAAGCGGTGACTGTCCCAATTGCGCCTGAAAATTTTGA
The Flavobacterium sp. 5 DNA segment above includes these coding regions:
- a CDS encoding DUF6520 family protein, which produces MKTNLLKMFVLPLAAFALASAGAVSTNVSSKSKTALPIVAYIHNPSVNDCDEVEVECSPGTGAACLSSGFTAYAKNAQGKCVAQLHYNN
- a CDS encoding MauE/DoxX family redox-associated membrane protein, with amino-acid sequence MKLSTIFVKNYQTLISYLFILLFVYAAVSKILDFQNFQAQLGQSPLLSPFADYAAVGVLTLELVIAVLLAVPIFRYYTLHAAVSLMVLFTTYIIIILNFSSFVPCSCGGILEKLGWKEHLIFNTSFVVLGIIAIILHSITKQVLFRLVTLLFISSTFIVGLFLFSEDIMQKENPFIRSFPQGTASKVAGIDLLNTSYYVAGTGKGKIYLANRLAPLQILEIDTNLKSKKLSTILLDRENFKFQAVEVRVSYPDFYLYDGTVPVIYKGKVADWKAKVISDKQFYFSDIQFINTNLIAFRTQKQYSGENILATISHNDTLQIKYNQRVLQKQMDGIFDTDGTFQYSPEQKKLVYTYYYRNEYIVTDENLNVQHRAHTIDTTSKAKLKVVKIKQSGDSKLAAPPYMVNRHTTITNNLLFVNSVLRGRYEDAAVWKNATVVDVYDITKQTYVLSFYVFDEEGFKMKNFFATRDALYVISGHFLLKYGYGERIRSKLGKFEL